A genomic stretch from Bradyrhizobium sp. 195 includes:
- a CDS encoding twin-arginine translocation pathway signal, whose protein sequence is MVASFSSSPRGFGALLALLAAGAALSGCASMSETVAPAFADPAKYELYDCKQLEGERKALAKRTDDLRGLMEKAETGTGGAVVSELAYRNDYIAVRGQAQLAEDAWRRNRCRETPPEATPPAAQLSPAATAKPASKSGKAAR, encoded by the coding sequence ATGGTTGCTTCGTTTTCCTCTTCGCCGCGCGGCTTTGGCGCGCTCCTGGCGCTGCTTGCGGCCGGCGCCGCGCTGTCCGGCTGCGCCAGCATGAGCGAGACGGTCGCGCCGGCCTTTGCCGATCCCGCCAAATACGAATTGTACGACTGCAAGCAGCTGGAGGGTGAGCGCAAGGCGCTCGCCAAGCGCACTGACGATTTGCGCGGGCTGATGGAGAAGGCCGAGACCGGGACGGGTGGCGCCGTCGTGTCCGAGCTCGCCTATCGCAACGACTATATCGCGGTGCGCGGGCAGGCCCAATTGGCCGAGGACGCCTGGCGCCGCAACAGGTGCCGGGAGACGCCGCCAGAGGCGACGCCGCCCGCTGCGCAATTGTCGCCCGCGGCCACCGCCAAACCCGCATCGAAATCCGGAAAAGCGGCCCGCTGA